In the genome of Rhopalosiphum padi isolate XX-2018 chromosome 1, ASM2088224v1, whole genome shotgun sequence, the window tttatacttaagtttGTATCTTTAGTAgtggtaatttaaatatactatatagtattaagcCACTCACTGGTCActactcatattacaaatatttatcaaattacctTTACGAGCATTTTCGTGATATAATACtaacataaaatttacaattttactttctagtaattctatacatatattatgtactgttccatgtataacatatattgattttataatactgCGTTTTTtgcgtatctatataatattatgcatttatgtacaataataagtaggtagttgaaaaaagttttgattttcaactttggaAATGGTTCTGATaacaaattgaatctagtttatagtttaaaaagtatcaatCGATAGACTGTTGAAAACCATTCCTCTCGTGTGGTAGTAACTGGAAGTGTTATGAATTGAAGAAGTTtggatattattgaataataatggaCATCTGAACCAGTttgaaatttaacttaaatagcATTTTTGTTCTTGATTTCAGAAGACGTTTAAGTTGAATATGTATgatcatttaaatttgaattcgtacatttatcaattatacATTGATATGTTTCtgctaattgtttaaatttatcttaaatttgttcagataaaaatacaattaaaattattcaaaacaatcTCTAGTTTGAACTAAATTTCTATAAGtgaatataagtaatttaattgagGAGCAAATTTTAGGCAACTCTTCGTACGTTTCAACCATGGGCCATGGCCTATCTATAGATAGGGACTTCGTTATCAATGACTCTGTCAATAATTATTGCTAACTTCATTCACGTAATTTCTTATGCAGTGGGTACTGATAACGgattaaaagtaaatactaaaatactatggtaggtagtaactaataattttgttcttgtacaatattgtacctactttggttatataaaaatattaataatatattaatattaatttcaaatacatgTACTAAAATGGATATTAAACCAGGAAGTCCTTATGACATTAACGGTGCATGTTTCAATGCAGAAATGTATGTCAAAAAAGTACTTAAGGTAATATAAACCCAGATTTATTGTGTAAACATTTCttatttaagtttttcatatgatttttcagcaattttatttgataacttAAACAAACATTGttgatagaaattaataattatgacaaaCAATTACTTTGAGTTAAgacttattttctatattattttgagtataattcatacaattattataattttagttaatttaatcatttttaattttatttttgcattcaattttaaaatgcttctGTTGAAAAATCTATAATGTCTTGTGTCTTAAAAGACAATCTTAGatttaatatgaattgttttatgacttaattatatcaatttgtaatattattatacaggagtcaaatttaaaacaagttatAGACCATGAAAGAGAaatacatcaagatattcaatctTTACATTCTGACATGCAAACTTTAGTTTATGAAaactataacaaatttattttggcAACTGATACAATTGGAAAAGTAAgatattaaaaccaaaaaaaaaaaaaaatactagaatggttttaatttgttaactttttatttatattatagatgaaaaatgattttaaaagctTAGAAGAAGACATGGAAATGCTTTTATCTGAAATGGATGAGATTACTCATACATCAGAAATAATTACATCAAATTTGCATGCGAGTGACAATTTTATAGGAAAATGACTATAttctttgaataattattatgtatatgttttattatatataggctaATAGAGATGAAATATCAAAACTTTCAGAGACCCATACATTATTAAAACGTTTGCAATTTGTTTACACTCTACCTACAACTTTAAACAAACTTTTAACAAAAGGAGATTATGCACAGGTAGaataatgtacttatttaaattattcacgaaataaacagataatttattataaaacaaaaatatgttattaaaatatatttactttattaggtTGTTCAAGAATATTTACACGCTCAACGTGTTTTAACACAATATGGGAATCAAGAATCTTTAAAAGGAATACttaatgattgtaataatatagtgaatgaactaatgaaaattttatatagCCATTTAAGAGATAAAGAtgtaactatttatttgtaatttttaattactttaatagtttaatcaaaaatattaaatcatgatTTGACCAAAAAGGCGTTTATGTTCTAGATTACTGGTAAAGAATTAACTAAATCTGTTAATCTTTTACTTCAACTTGATGAGCCAGTTTTATCACTTTGCAAAGAATTTTTGTTACACTCAAAAAATCGACTATTTGAATCATTGCACGTACTTGAATTgcaagttgaaaatttaaatcaagtaagtaaattttgttataattcttagtttttaatttcatgtgtgtttaaaattaatactactaccattaactaggtatttaaaaagtatagtaAACAAGTGTTATGttcactattaaaatataaaaagaaaaacccAAATTATATATCCTAATACTGTTATCATACAAATGTATTACCTAAAACAAGTGTCTATTACTTGGTTCTTTTATCCTGTTCTatctttatttgataaatattcaaCCCTTTATTACCTGTAAATTTCTgaattatagaattaattaaaatcttagAAAATTATGTTGAGTCTTAGTATCTAAATGCTAttcaaataataagaatataatcatgaagtaaacaaattttgtagtttatggttttcttatttatttatatatatataattattttcataggaTATGATTGAATTCATTGATTTAGGAAGCGACACTTTCTTTAGTCAATTGTGCATGGTAATCGCATCATTCAATGATATGTTTATTGAAAACCtatcaaaaaagtaaaacattatataaaaaagaaaatgttggtttatttattaattcttgtCTTTTTTTAGTGATGAAAATGAAGAGATCGAAATcagtataaatcaattaaatgtgTTTGTTGAAGAAAATATGATTCGATACTTGGAAATAGTTCAATGttatattgacaaaaatacAAGTGACACAGCGATCCTAGTTAGAGCTTTGGATAGATTTTACAGGAAAATTCAAGCAATTGGAAAATTGTTTTCCTACAAAGATTTTACACTGTATGTATTTAAGTCCATGAAAAAATTAGTATCAtgcaacattaataataatatgataaacatttatagGAATGCTTTAGAGATTATTTCTTCCGCTGCTCGTCGTCAAACTAAATTACACTTGGCTATGTTAAAAGCGCATTTCCATGATAAACTAGCAACTGTACGTCAATCATTAGTgtctttacaaaaattaaacgaTAATGGATTTGCAACGGAATCCTTAGCATCATTAACATCAGATGTAATAGAAAAAGTTAAAGGAATTTTACAAGATATTTCtgtgagtaaatatttattattataatatattcaaatttagtaaaaaaacaaatctttCAAATGTTAGTTACTATTTTTACATCATTGTTCTAATCTTAtgattattatagattaattttgtttttaggcATTTTTAGAACCAGAAGTATCATTTTCAACCAATCATGCTCTTCGAAAATCCATTAGTGTTGATAATGTACGCGAAGGACTTGTCGtagaatttttacattatttatcttCAGCTGCTCGTTCTTATACTATTTGCATACCTTGCCCGCCTGCTTTTCTTTTCCTAATCATGACAAAAATGTGTCTCGAATATCAAATGTCTGGTATTAGTCATTTGGTAAGCTAACTTAAATTCTTAAagaattaatagtaaaatataataaaataaataaataatatttattattaatttatttttagttacaatTAGTTGATGAAACTTAtgagattaataaatattttgaaatcaaaaaCAAGAACTCATCTCAACTTAGCTCTGAAGTTGAGCTGGCATCAGATATGCATTCTGCTGCTCAAGATCTTGTAAACTATTATGTCCGCGTTGAAGGACTATCCATATCAcaagtaagtaatataaaacaatttctgATATTGATCtgctttatttttactttttaattttcagatgTTAAAGAAATCAGTCGAAACTCGTGATTGGCTTCATAGTTTAGAACCAAGAACAGTGCGTGCTGTTATGAAACGAGTGGTTGAGGAAATTACATCTGTAGATAGTCAAGTATAACTTCATATTTgtagtacataataaattagtttaaattactaaatttctGATGAATATGCTTGTAAGAATAACTTTATACTAGTTATAGCCCTGCCGTCACGAGTGAAAACTTTATAGCTCGCCCTATCTCAGGAGCCCATACTCAAAATGTTGAGAGAATGTGGGGTTCAGCCAAATGGGGCAACAAAAAACGTAGaggaacaattaaaaaatttttagacTCGTTCATGGCCTTATTTATATGACAatcataactaaataataatgatctatttgaaacaatttttaaagatGTAGCAGCATTTTAAGAATCATGGAaagcataaacatttttataaaatttataatttattatcagattattagaattattagattcataaataccaataaataaaattattattttgtatttttacgatgtatttaataactttaaccTAAATGGCGGGACTATAACAAACCAGTACCaagattttaaaacaaataattataacaaaaaacaatgatatattaatgactatatttaatatatattatttatttattttataaacatttcttaATTACAAGAACACTGAAAAAActatttgtgtaaaatatacatacaaaacagttatatattaaaataatgtatactttttattttatttaaaatttttaaagacaataataagttgtatttaattaaattaagtatttttataaaatgtcattCTTATTGTTCCAATAGCGGTTAAAATGTGtacgtaattattaaaataacgctGTATATTTAGGTTGGTGAATTATTTGAAGAAGGTATGCGAACAGACAGAAGTAGTGATTCAAGTCGTAGAACTCAAATGTCTAGGCATATTAGAGCATGGTCATCTGGTGGAACAGCTGCAAATACCCAAACATTTTCCGCCATCAATAGATTATTTTCTGAACGCATAGACATATTTTCACCTGTTCAGTTTTCAAGAGTTTCTATTACAACaggcattattaaaataagtctaaaggtagatatatatatttatatcctttataattttaatctaaattgtttttaatttgattctCTTAATGTTCTAGACACTTTTAGAATGTGTTCGTTTAAGAACATTTAATCGCTATGGACTTCAACAGGTTCAAgttgatattcattatttacaacTTTATTTGTGGCGATTTGTTTCAGACGaaaagtatgatattatattatttttaaaacattatttatttatttaaaattcactcatattagatataatttaataatataagaaaaatattaaaagtaattgattaaattataaaagtaaaataactataaaatatatattttctaagtacttataatataaaattaattaattaattaattttatgaatcacAAAGTGTATGTGtacaaattacattatactactgtccatttacatttacattttttatatttaaaatatctatttttcagttatttatcaacttttttttttatcattaaaatatattgcatacaCTATGTTTTCTTAGCTTTCTAATCTAAaatgaatttcaattttaaaacatgatatcgttgaaaaataaataaatcactgttcattttacttataatctcctttttaatttatctaaatttatttaaataattcatttcagTTTGGTACATTTGCTTCTGGATGAAATACTGAGCAGCTCCGTTCATAGATGTTTAAATCCAGTATTAATGGAACCAAGTGTTGTTGAAATTATTTGTGAAAGaggttaaatacttatattctgTATTATGTGGTGTAATGtaactatgtttttattttttaaaattacattatactatattgttaattattcaaatctacattattttatagaatttattgtatttattatttattaattataatatatatctaataaattaattaaatagtgaatgtattaattattattaataaataggaaaccttttgatatatatacaacaagaatatgtatgtaatttatgtaatatgtacaatataaaaaacaagacatttttcatcaaaaagtactttaaaaaaaagaaatttacgGGTTTTGAAATGGATTGTTTTTCATGTTAACAAGACCTAATTTCATTTCAAATACCGATCAATCTAATTACacgatatgtattttaaaaaaaagctttaggaattcttatattttcttctttaaaTACTAATAGCCTACAAATAACTTTTAAACAGATTTGGACATATGTCATACCTCATTCACTTAGGAGTTAAGAAttaacaaaatttgattttaaatatattcaacgctccatttaaaatcttaaatgtacacgattttatttattaaacgagTGAATTGCGCTTTTTCAGATAAATAAATGGACGAAATTGGTCCAAACTCCAAAGTTAACATATTAAAACGACGCCACAGTCACATGTTTAGTCTCcatcttataaatatacaaagtacgacatatattaaatttgtgttcagcGGCTCCGATTatgtgtaataacaataataccattaatctattatcaaacttaaaggtaagaacattgTCTGTTCTCGTGGattttttaataccatattttaatttttaagtaatttttattactatgagtatgtaaaatattacagttaaaaaattcGTAATGCTcgctaaaaattaaaagttcgtAAAAACACAATGTTAGCACAGATtatgttcttacctttaaattaaataatagatcaATTCTCTCTATTATAAATGGTTATTACACAAATTGGAACTGCTGAACATAAATTCTCCATGTTGTATACGTTTGTAAGACTGAAACAACACACTAATACAAACTAGTGATGGGCGTCTCGTACTCTTAAATTCGAATCCAACAGTGGGATAGTATGCAAAtcgtatatttatcaattatgtcAAATTTATGACATATGCGTGTAcgagaacaataattattagtgtcCCTTCTTATAACCACATCAACATCATACTCATACAAACACTCATATCCATTTATTGTGAATGATGTATAAAGAATAGTTAGTAGAGAGATGATGGGCTATCTTaattcgtactttgcataaactATAATGACCCGCACGGCCACTCGAAAGTAATCGTGTTATTGCCTATACAGAATCCCTCACTAACCATATTACGATCTTAGACAATAATTTATCTTAGAACTAGAAGCgttataggacataggtatctAGAAtaatttgtggttttttttttttttggggggggggggtgcgaGGTGAgggtaaatgaaaaaaacacatcacatttttttgaattttgtgtggttttgattataattattaaacattgttttacattttttagaaatttgtacaatattatagtataagtttaaattataattgtatttatttttagtgcataCCTGTAATACTTGTAATAGTACATTACACGAATTTGTatagtaaatttgtaaattcaaGATATTTTAtcacgaata includes:
- the LOC132917423 gene encoding vacuolar protein sorting-associated protein 51 homolog, with protein sequence MDIKPGSPYDINGACFNAEMYVKKVLKESNLKQVIDHEREIHQDIQSLHSDMQTLVYENYNKFILATDTIGKMKNDFKSLEEDMEMLLSEMDEITHTSEIITSNLHANRDEISKLSETHTLLKRLQFVYTLPTTLNKLLTKGDYAQVVQEYLHAQRVLTQYGNQESLKGILNDCNNIVNELMKILYSHLRDKDITGKELTKSVNLLLQLDEPVLSLCKEFLLHSKNRLFESLHVLELQVENLNQDMIEFIDLGSDTFFSQLCMVIASFNDMFIENLSKNDENEEIEISINQLNVFVEENMIRYLEIVQCYIDKNTSDTAILVRALDRFYRKIQAIGKLFSYKDFTLNALEIISSAARRQTKLHLAMLKAHFHDKLATVRQSLVSLQKLNDNGFATESLASLTSDVIEKVKGILQDISAFLEPEVSFSTNHALRKSISVDNVREGLVVEFLHYLSSAARSYTICIPCPPAFLFLIMTKMCLEYQMSGISHLLQLVDETYEINKYFEIKNKNSSQLSSEVELASDMHSAAQDLVNYYVRVEGLSISQMLKKSVETRDWLHSLEPRTVRAVMKRVVEEITSVDSQVGELFEEGMRTDRSSDSSRRTQMSRHIRAWSSGGTAANTQTFSAINRLFSERIDIFSPVQFSRVSITTGIIKISLKTLLECVRLRTFNRYGLQQVQVDIHYLQLYLWRFVSDENLVHLLLDEILSSSVHRCLNPVLMEPSVVEIICERG